In Cryptococcus depauperatus CBS 7841 chromosome 4, complete sequence, a single window of DNA contains:
- a CDS encoding pre-rRNA-processing protein ESF2 yields MTPQKRKDGPGGYNPDVVKQKRQKYISPNFSEAWVKFLDKSIAKTAASMLNAQVIEERRETDGIWTMRYLSGFKEEMLGEQIAYERQAHQARLRAEIPPA; encoded by the exons ATGACTCCTCAAAAG agaaaagatg GTCCGGGAGGCTACAACCCAGACGTCgtgaagcaaaagagacaaaagtaTATTAGCCCCAACTTTTCAGAAGCCTGGGTGAAATTTCTGGACAAATCAATAGCCAAGACGGCCGCTTCCATGTTGAATGCGCAAGTcattgaggaaagaagggagACAG acgGTATTTGGACAATGAGGTACTTGAGTGGATTCAAGGAGGAGATGCTAGGAGAACAGATCG CGTACGAGagacaagctcatcaagccCGACTCCGAGCCGAGATTCCCCCTGCCTAG
- a CDS encoding pre-mRNA-splicing factor RSE1, producing the protein MHLLNLTLSSPTNVTAAVVGSFSGSKSQEILSVRGGTKLEISKLNATTGQLDTVCSFEMFGTVRNIAGFRLAGMAKDYILVTSDSGKLSILEFVVSPTPHFESLYQEVYGKTGSRRVVPGQFLAVDPKGRSCLIGSLEKTKLVYVLNRNSEGKLFPSSPLEAHKNHTLVTHVIGVDQGYDNPMYAALEIDYSESDQDPTGEAFQNAQKYLTFYELDLGLNHVVRKWSEPTDRRANLLIQVPGGQSANSDRFDGPSGVLICTEDHIIWKHMDADAHRIPIPRRRNPLVQRGESSRGLIIVSAVMHKIKGAFFFLLQSEDGDLYKVWIDHSGEDVVAIKIKYFDTIPVANSLCILKRGYLYVASEFSDQHLYQFQSLAEDDGEQEWSSIDYPENGNIDGPLPFAFFNPRPLQNLLNVDTLPSLDPITDAHVVNLLGTSSDTPQIYAACGRGPRSTFRTLKHGLDVALMVSSPLPGVPTHVWTLKLTQEDEYDSYIILSFPNGTLVLSIGETIEEVNDTGFLSSGPTLAVQQLGNAGLLQVHPYGLRHIRGADRVDEWPAPPGVTIVAATTNQRQVVIALSTAELVYFELDPEGSLSEYQEKKTLPGNATCVGIAEVPEGRRRTPFLAVGCDNQTVSIISLEPDSTLDTLSLQALTAPPTSICLAEIFDTSIDKNRATMFLNIGLMNGVLLRTVVDPIDGSLSDTRLRFLGAKPPKLVRSTIHGQPSVMAFSSRTWLLYTHQDMLQTQPLIYDTLEYAWSLSAAMCPDGLIGISGNTLRIFTIPKLGEKLKQDSTPLSYTPRKFISHPYSPIFYMIEADHRRYGPSAIERILKEKEAAGDRIDKTLLELPGDEFGRPRAAASHWASCIRVLDPLANETIQKFELDEDEAAFSIAIAYFERGGGEPFLVVGTGIKTTMQPKGCKGGWLRVYSIKEQGRELELLNKTKTDDIPLCLAGFQGFLLVGVGKSLRLYEMGKKALLRKCENNSFPTAVVTINVEGARIIVGDMQESTFYCVYRSIPTRQLLIFADDSQPRWLTCVTNVDYETVACGDKFGNIFINRLDPAVSEKVDDDPTGATILHEKSFLMGAAHKTEMIAHYNVGSIVTSITKVSLVAGGRDVLVYTTISGAVGALIPFVSTDDVEFMNTLEMHMRAQNTSLVGRDHLAYRGYYVPVKSVIDGDLCESFNLLPYPKQQVIAADLDGISVGDVLKKLEQMRTSSAF; encoded by the exons ATGCATCTCCTCAATCTCACCCTCTCCTCACCGACAAATGTTACTGCTGCTGTAGTTGGCAGTTTTTCGGGTTccaaaagccaagaaaTTCTATCTGTCAGAGGCGGAACAAAATTAGAAATTTCCAAGCTTAATGCTACCACTGGACAAT TGGACACCGTCTGTTCCTTCGAG aTGTTTGGAACTGTTCGAAATATTGCAGGTTTCAGGTTGGCAGGCATGGCAAAAG ATTACATCCTTGTCACTTCAGATTCGGGCAAATTATCAATCCTTGAATTTGTGGTTTCACCAACGCCGCACTTTGAAAGTTTGTATCAAGAGGTATATGGGAAGACTGGAAGCAG ACGTGTCGTTCCAGGTCAATTTCTGGCAGTGGACCCTAAAGGTCGTAGTTGTCTAATTGGATC ACTTGAAAA GACTAAGCTTGTCTATGTTCTAAATCGAAATTCTGAAGGAAAACTTTTCCCTTCCTCGCCCCTTGAAGCACACAAAAATCACACATTAGTAACTCATGTTATCGGTGTTGATCAA GGGTATGACAATCCTATGTATGCTGCATTGGAGATTGATTACTCTGAATCCGATCAAGATCCTACTGGGGAAGCATTTCAAAACGCTCAAAAG TATCTGACTTTCTATGAACTTGATTTGGGCCTCAATCACGTGGTGCGGAAATGGAGTGAACCAACTGACAGAAGAGCAAATCTTTTGATACAGG TACCTGGTGGGCAGAGCGCCAACTCTGACCGCTTTGATGGTCCTTCTGGTGTCTTAATCTGCACAGAAGACCACATCATATGGAAACATATGGACGCGGATGCCCATAGGATACCCATACCTAGACGGAGAAATCCTCTTGTTCAACGAGGAGAAAGCAGCAGAGGATTAATTATCGTCTCCGCCGTCATGCACAAGATCAAG GgtgccttcttcttcttactTCAATCTGAAGATGGCGACTTGTACAAGGTTTGGATCGATCATAGTGGAGAAGACGTTGTGGCTATAAAGATCAAGTATTTCGACACTATCCCTGTGGCAAACAGTCTTTGTATCCTCAAACGAGGCTACCTCTACGTGGCCAGCGAATTTAGTGATCA ACACTTGTATCAATTCCAATCTTTAGCAGAGGATGACGGAGAACAGGAATGGTCTTCCATTGACTATCCTGAGAATGGCAACATCGATGGTCCTCTCccctttgcctttttcaacCCACGGCCTCTGCAAAACCTGCTAAATGTTGATACTCTTCCATCACTTGATCCCATCACAGATGCCCATGTCGTGAATCTTCTTGGTACTAGTTCCGACACCCCTCAAATATACGCTGCTTGTGGAAGAGGGCCAAGAAGTACATTTAGAACGCTAAAACACGGTCTGGATGTGGCTCTCATGGTGAGCTCACCATTACCTGGTGTGCCGACTCATGTCTGGACACTGAAATTGACCCAAGAGG ATGAGTATGATTCCTATattattctttctttccctaACGGCACCCTCGTACTCTCTATCGGAGAGACTATTGAAGAGGTCAATGACACTGGATTCCTCTCCTCAGGTCCAACTCTTGCTGTTCAACAACTGGGAAACGCTGGTCTTCTCCAGGTCCACCCCTATGGACTTCGGCACATTCGGGGTGCTGATCGTGTCGATGAATGGCCCGCTCCTCCTGGTGTGACCATTGTAGCTGCGACCACCAATCAGAGACAAGTTGTTATTGCCCTGAGTACTGCCGAGCTAGTATATTTTGAGCTGGATCCGGAAGGAAGTCTGAGTGAATACcaggaaaagaagacaCTTCCCGGCAATGCTACATGTGTCGGCATTGCGGAAGTCCCCgaagggagaagaagaaccCCATTTCTTGCAGTTGGATGTGACAACCAGACTGTATCCATTATCTCCTTGGAGCCAGATAGCACTCTTGACACTCTTAGTTTGCAAGCTCTAACTGCTCCTCCGACATCCATCTGTCTCGCTGAGATCTTTGATACCAGTATAGACAAGAACCGCGCGACTATGTTCCTCAATATTGGTTTGATGAACGGTGTTCTTCTACGTACTGTTGTTGATCCTATTGACGGCTCGCTTTCGGATACGAGACTTCGATTCCTTGGTGCGAAGCCGCCCAAACTTGTCCGTTCTACTATCCATGGTCAACCCAGCGTGATGGCGTTTTCCAGCAGAACATGGCTTCTCTACACACATCAGGATATGTTGCAAACTCAGCCTCTTATTTACGATACACTTGAGTATGCGTGGTCTTTGTCTGCGGCTATGTGTCCTGATGGGTTGATTGGAATATCTGGAAACACTCTCCG AATTTTTACGATTCCCAAACTTGGCGAAAAACTCAAACAAGATTCTACCCCTTTATCATATACTCCTCGTAAATTCATCAGCCATCCTTACAGTCCCATTTTTTACATGATCGAGGCCGATCACAGAAGGTATGGCCCTAGTGCTATTGAGAGAATCctcaaggaaaag GAGGCCGCTGGTGACCGAATAGACAAGACACTATTGGAACTTCCAGGGGATGAATTTGGTCGACCAAGAGCCGCTGCTAGCCACTGGGCATCTTGCATACGGGTCTTGGATCCTCTTGCT AATGAAACAATTCAAAAgtttgagcttgatgaagatgaagctgCTTTTTCAATTGCAATTGCCTATTTCGAGCGTGGTGGGGGCGAACCTTTCCTAGTTGTGGGCACTGGTATAAAAACAACCATGCAACCCAAGGGATGCAAGGGAGGATGGTTACGGGTCTATTCAATCAAGGAACAAGGTCGAGAACTAGAACTGCTAAATAAG ACCAAAACCGATGATATTCCTCTATGCTTGGCTGGATTCCAAGGATTCTTGTTAGTAGGAGTTGGTAAATCATTGAGATTATACGAGATGGGCAAAAAGGCTTTATTGAGAAAGTGTGAAAATAAC AGCTTCCCGACCGCTGTCGTCACCATCAACGTTGAAGGCGCACGAATCATTGTTGGTGACATGCAAGAGTCCACATTCTACTGTGTCTATCGATCCATTCCGACTCGACAATTGCTTATCTTCGCCGACGATTCTCAGCCGCGATGGCTCACTTGTGTCACCAATGTTGATTATGAGACGGTGGCTTGTGGCGACAAGTTTGGCaacattttcatcaacagGCTGGACCCCGCTGTGTCTGAAAAGGTAGACGATGATCCCACCGGCGCGACAATCTTGCATGAAAAGAGTTTCTTGATGGGGGCAGCACACAAAACGGAAATGATAGCACATTATAACGTGGGCAGTATTGTCACATC CATTACAAAGGTGTCGTTGGTAGCTGGAGGCCGAGATGTTTTGGTCTACACTACCATTTCAGGAGCTGTTGGCGCTCTTATACCATTTGTCTCTACTGATGACGTCGAATTTATGAACACATTAGAAATG CATATGAGAGCTCAAAACACCTCCCTCGTTGGAAGAGATCACCTTGCTTATCGAGGTTATTATGTGCCAGTAAAATCCGTCATTGATGGCGACCTTTGCGAAAGCTTCAACTTGTTACCGTACCCAAAACAACAGGTCATTGCGGCAGATCTTGACGGGATTAGCGTTGGCGATGTGTTGAAGAAACTCGAACAAATGAGGACAAGCAGTGCGTTCTAG